A window of the Virgibacillus pantothenticus genome harbors these coding sequences:
- a CDS encoding Na/Pi cotransporter family protein, protein MEIDIQKLIFEFIGGLGIFLLGIKYMGEGLQKSAGDRLRDILDRFTSNPFMGVLAGVIVTILIQSSSGTTVLTVGLVNAGFMTLRQAIGVIMGANIGTTITAFIIGIDIGAYALPIIAVGCFLLFFFKNKKANAIGQAVFGFGALFFGLELMSNGMKPLRSLEAFQELTVSMSDTPILGVVIGTVFTLIVQSSSATIGILQGLFAEGAMELKAAIPVLFGDNLGTTITAVLASLGATVAAKRAAFTHVIFNLVGATVFIIILDLFTIFVAFLQDQFSLSPEMTLAFAHGSFNITNTIIQFPFIGGLAWLVTKMIPGEDSIIEYKPKHLDPIFIQQSPTLALDQAKSELVRMGEYAYKGLEETNKYLNTHLMKHSEMAMQIEGALNNLDRKITNYLISLSTESLSELESAKHSTLLDSVRDIERIGDHFENIVELIDYKISNKVHLTDKAKEDLNEMFELTISTVQQAVEALEDMNREEALAVIQKEDQIDKMERNFRKRHIIRMNEGVCSGSGGIVFVDIISNLERIGDHAVNIAEDVLGD, encoded by the coding sequence TTGGAAATTGATATTCAGAAACTGATTTTTGAATTCATCGGTGGGCTAGGTATTTTCCTTCTTGGTATTAAATATATGGGAGAAGGCCTTCAAAAGTCAGCCGGCGATCGATTACGAGATATTTTGGATAGATTTACAAGCAATCCGTTTATGGGTGTGCTCGCTGGAGTCATTGTTACCATTTTAATTCAAAGTAGTTCGGGTACAACGGTTTTAACTGTAGGACTTGTCAATGCTGGCTTTATGACATTAAGACAGGCAATTGGTGTAATTATGGGAGCGAATATAGGTACAACTATTACAGCTTTTATTATTGGAATTGATATTGGAGCATATGCATTACCAATTATCGCAGTCGGTTGTTTTCTGTTGTTTTTCTTTAAAAATAAAAAAGCAAATGCGATTGGACAAGCTGTATTTGGATTTGGTGCATTATTCTTTGGTTTAGAGCTAATGAGTAACGGAATGAAACCATTACGAAGTTTGGAAGCATTCCAAGAATTAACGGTTAGCATGAGTGATACTCCGATTCTTGGGGTTGTTATCGGTACGGTTTTTACATTAATTGTGCAAAGTTCTAGTGCAACGATTGGTATTTTACAAGGGCTATTTGCTGAAGGCGCAATGGAATTAAAAGCAGCTATTCCTGTTCTGTTTGGTGATAACCTTGGTACAACCATTACAGCAGTATTAGCTTCTCTTGGGGCTACTGTAGCGGCAAAACGCGCTGCATTTACACATGTTATTTTTAACCTTGTAGGAGCTACCGTTTTTATCATTATTCTTGATTTATTTACAATATTTGTCGCTTTCCTACAGGACCAATTTTCGCTTAGCCCGGAAATGACGTTAGCATTTGCGCATGGAAGCTTTAATATTACCAATACAATTATCCAATTTCCATTTATTGGGGGATTGGCCTGGTTGGTAACAAAAATGATCCCCGGCGAAGATTCGATTATAGAATACAAGCCCAAACATTTGGATCCTATCTTTATACAGCAATCTCCGACATTGGCGTTAGACCAAGCGAAATCGGAACTTGTTCGCATGGGAGAGTATGCATATAAAGGTTTAGAAGAAACAAATAAGTATTTAAATACACATTTAATGAAGCATTCTGAAATGGCGATGCAAATTGAAGGAGCTTTAAATAATTTAGATCGGAAAATTACGAATTATTTAATAAGTTTGTCAACGGAATCACTTTCTGAATTAGAAAGTGCAAAGCATTCTACATTATTGGATTCTGTTCGTGATATTGAACGTATAGGGGATCATTTTGAGAATATTGTTGAGCTCATCGACTATAAAATTTCCAATAAAGTACATTTAACAGATAAGGCAAAAGAAGACTTAAATGAAATGTTTGAATTAACAATTTCTACTGTCCAGCAAGCAGTAGAAGCTCTAGAAGATATGAATCGAGAGGAAGCACTTGCTGTTATTCAAAAAGAAGACCAAATCGATAAGATGGAGCGGAACTTCCGTAAACGACATATTATCCGTATGAATGAAGGAGTTTGCAGTGGTTCCGGGGGGATTGTGTTTGTTGATATTATTAGTAATTTAGAACGGATTGGGGATCATGCTGTGAATATTGCTGAGGATGTATTAGGAGATTAA
- a CDS encoding superoxide dismutase has product MAKFELPELPYAYDALEPTIDKETMNIHHTKHHNTYVTKLNGALEGHAELQNKSLKDLMSNLDAVPENIRTAVRNNGGGHANHSLFWKVLSPNGGGEPTGELATKMKDAFGSFDKFKEQFESAAAGRFGSGWAWLVVNNGNLEIMSTPNQDSPLMEGKTPIFGVDVWEHAYYLKYQNRRPEYLSAIWNVVNWDEVAKNYNEAK; this is encoded by the coding sequence ATGGCTAAATTTGAATTACCTGAACTACCATATGCTTATGATGCATTAGAGCCTACGATTGACAAGGAGACAATGAACATTCACCATACGAAGCACCATAATACGTATGTCACTAAATTAAACGGTGCTTTAGAAGGACATGCAGAGCTGCAAAATAAATCTTTAAAAGATTTAATGAGCAATTTAGATGCTGTGCCAGAAAATATCCGTACTGCAGTAAGAAACAATGGTGGTGGACATGCTAACCACAGTCTTTTCTGGAAAGTTCTTTCCCCAAATGGTGGTGGAGAACCTACAGGAGAACTCGCTACTAAAATGAAGGATGCTTTTGGAAGCTTTGATAAGTTCAAAGAACAATTCGAAAGTGCTGCAGCTGGACGCTTTGGTTCAGGATGGGCTTGGTTAGTTGTTAATAACGGAAATCTAGAGATTATGAGCACGCCAAACCAAGATTCTCCATTAATGGAAGGTAAAACGCCTATTTTTGGGGTAGATGTTTGGGAACACGCATATTATCTAAAATATCAAAACAGACGTCCAGAATATCTTTCAGCGATCTGGAATGTTGTTAACTGGGACGAAGTAGCTAAAAACTATAATGAAGCAAAATAA